CCAGTTCGGCGGCGAACACCAGGCCCACCGACACCGCGTCTCCGTGGCGCCACTGGTAGTGCTCCAGCGCTTCGATGGCGTGCGCCAAAGTGTGTCCGTAGTTGAGGATTTCACGCAGATCCGACTCTTTTTCGTCGGCAGCGACCACCTCGGCCTTGACCGTGATGGCCCGCCTGATCAGCTCGCCGAGCACCTCCCCGTTCGGATCCATCGCCGCCACCGGATCGGCCTCGATCAGATCCAGGATCACCGGATCTGCGATGAAGCCGGCCTTGACGATTTCGGGCATGCCCGCGACGATCTCGCGCTGCGGCAACGTCTCCAGGGTGGCCAGGTCGACGACGACGGCGGCGGGTTGGTGGAACGCACCGACCAGGTTCTTGCCGGCATCGGTGTTGATGCCCGTCTTGCCGCCGACCGCGGCGTCCACCATGGCCAGCAACGTGGTCGGTACATGCACGATCGAAATGCCGCGCAACCAGGTCGCGGCGGCGAATCCCGCGACGTCGGTCGCGGCTCCGCCGCCGAGACTGACCAGGGCGTCGCGGCGGTCCAGGCCGATGCGGCCCAGCACGTCCCAGATGAAGCCGAGCACCTGCAGCGACTTACCGTCCTCGGCGTCCGGGATCTCGATGCGGTGCGCCTCGATCCCCTTGTCGGACAGGTAGGTTCGGATACCCTCCGCGGTCGCTTCCATGGTCGGCTGGTGCAGGATCGCGACCTTGTTGCGCCCGGCGAGCAACCCGGCGAGATCACCGAGCAGGCCTTTACCGATCACCACCGGGTACGGCGGGTCGGTGGCCACCGTCACGGTGATCGGCTCGGGAATCTCGGTCACTTGCGTCCTCCGGTCTGTCGTGCGGCCAGCGTTGCGGGTGTGGGCGGGGCAACCGGCGGGGCGGCAGGGCCTGATGCCGCCGGTTGCGGGTGCGTGCGGCCGGCGGGTGCGCCGGACTCCAGCCGAGACACGATATAGCGCACCACCGCACCCGGGTTACGCCGGTTGGTGTTGACCCGGATCGTCGCGAGCCGTCGGTACAGCGGCACCCGCTGCGACATCAGCTCACGAAACTTCTCGGCCCGACCGGGGCCGGCGAGCAGGGGCCGTACCGTGCTGCCGCTGGTGCGACGCACGCCTTCGGCAGCGCTGATCTCCAGGAACACCACCGTGTGTCCGGCCAGCGCTTCGCGTACCCCGGGGGTGGTGACGGCTCCCCCGCCGAGCGACAGCACACCGTCGTGTTCGGCCAGCGCCTCCCGAATCACGTCTTCTTCGATGCGACGGAATTCCGGTTCGCCATCGGTGGCGAAGATATCGGCGATGGTGCGACCGGTGCGGGCCTCGATGGCGGCATCGGTGTCGAGCATCTCAACGTCGAGGGCCTTGGCCAGGCGCCGTCCTATCGTGGACTTGCCCGCTCCGGGCAAGCCCACCAGAACCGCTCTGGGCGCCATGAACTACCCCGAGGCCCGTTCCTGGTCGCCCGCCGGCACGCGGTCGGCCACCGAACGCCGGTAGGCCTCGATGTTGCGCCGGGTTTCGGTCAGCGAGTCGCCGCCGAACTTGTCCAGCGCGGCGCGGGCCAGCACCAACGCCACCATGGCTTCGGCCACCACGCCGGCGGCCGGCACCGCGCACACATCGGAGCGTTGATGGATCGCGACGGCTTCCTCGCCGGTGGCCATGTCGACGGTGGCCAGGGCGCGCGGCACCGTGGAGATCGGCTTCATCGCCGCACGCACCCGCAACGGCAGACCGTTGGTCATACCCCCCTCGAGCCCGCCGGCCCGGTTGGTGGAGCGCACCACACCGTCGGGTCCGGGGTACATCTCGTCGTGGGCCGCGCTGCCGCGCCGGCGGGCGGTGGTGAAACCGTCGCCGATCTCGACGCCCTTGATCGCCTGGATGCCCATGATCGCGGCAGCCAATTGGCTGTCGAGCCGGTCATCACCGCTGATGAAGGAGCCCAGACCGATCGGCAGGCCCGACACGACCACCTCGACCACACCGCCCAGAGTGTCGCCGTCGGCCTTGGCCGCCTCGATCTCGGCGATCATGGATTCCTGGGCGCCTGCGTCGAAGGCACGCACCGGGCTGGCATCGATGGCGGCCAGGTCGGCCGGTTGCGGCACCGGACCGTCGTACGGGTCGGAGTCGCCGATCGAGATCACGTGGGAGATCACCTGAACGCCCAGCGCCTGGTCCAGGAAGGCCCGGGCAATAGTGCCCGCGGTGACACGGGCCGCCGTCTCGCGCGCGCTGGCACGTTCGAGTACCGGCCGGGCGTCGTCGAAACCGTATTTGAGCATGCCGGCGAAGTCGGCGTGACCGGGTCGTGGCCGGGTCAGCGGCGCATTGCGGGCGCCACCCTCGCTGTCCAACAGGGCCGGGTCGACCGGATCGGTCGACATCACCGTCTCCCATTTGGGCCATTCGGTGTTGCCGATCTCGACGGCGATCGGGCCGCCCAGGGTGATCCCGTGCCGCACCCCCGACAGCACGGTGACCGCGTCGGCCTCGAACTTCATCCGGGCCCCGCGGCCATAGCCCAGGCGCCGGCGAGCGAGCTGATCGGCGATGTCAGCCGAGGTGACGGCGACTCCGGCGACCATGCCCTCGACCATGGCCACCAACGCGCGACCGTGCGATTCCCCGGCAGTTATCCAACGCAACACGTGTCCCATCTTCCCATGCCGGTCAGGCCCGCCCGGGCTTGGAGGAGTTTACGGTTGCACACACAGGCTGCTCAGTGCAGCGACAACCGAGATTCGATCTCGGCTCGAGACCCGCCAGCCGGGTTCAGGAACCGTTTTTGAGGATCAGGTAGGTGACGGCGTCGCGGCCGTTGCTCGGCGAGGTCACCGCATTGAGCTGACTACCGGCATTGCCGACCACCCCGTCGAGGATCTGGTCGAAGTCCTCCGCGGAGGTCTCCGGGTCGATCAGCACTAACGGCGATTCACCCGGTGGGACAGCGGAACTCGGGTCCAGCAGGTAGCCGCCGAAGGAGTCCGCGTTGGCGGCCGAGGTCTGCGCGAACAGGTCCAGCCACTGCACGGTGGCGTCGTTTCCTTCTGCGCTGGACAGCTGAATCGCCGGAACCTGCACGTCAGGCAAGGACGGTGATGCCATGTTGCTGGCAAGGACAATGCCGCCACTGGCGGCAACCGCAGCAGCTGCCACGCCCCCAACTACAGCTCGCTTCACGGTCACCCCCTCTGGCTACGCACCGGTCAGCAGCAGTTCAATACGATCGATGTTACCTAATAATGGGCTGAGCGGCAAACGTTTCCTGACAAGGTCACACTCGACGTTAATTTACGTTCCCTGAGCATTGCAGCGCTGAACGGCCGCCGGCGTGCACCTGTTCACCCCAGGCCCAAGCCCGCTGCCAGGGCGCTGGCCAGGCACATCGACGGCCCGTGCGGCACCGTGCGCCCGCGGCCCGCCGTCGCCACGAACAGCCCGCACAGCCCGGTCAGCAGCGGTGCGGTCAGCGCGGCCAGCAGCCACACGCCGGCGCCGAAGGAACCGGTCAGCGCCCCCAGCGCGACAGCCAGCTTGACGTCGCCGGCGCCCAATCCGGCCGGGGCGATCAGATGAACGACCAGATAGACCCCGGTAAGAGCCGCCGCGCCGCCCAGCGCCGCCGGGCCTCGGCCCACCGCGGCAGCCACTGCCGGAACCAGCACCGCCGCAGGCAGCGTCAACCAATTCGGCAGTCGGCGCTGCCGGATGTCGTAGCCACTCAGCAGCGTCAGCCACACCAGCACCGTCCCCGCCGCCACCACTTCCGCCGCCATGGCGTCATGCTCAGCCGAGGTCGGCGACCGCGCAAGTCATCTCCGCGCGGGGCGCGGGCCGACCGGTGAACAGCTCAACTTGGGTGAACGCCTGATGCAGCAGCATCTGCAGGCCGCTGATCACGGTGCCGCCGGCCGCGCTCACCGCGGTTGCCAGCGGTGTGGGCCACGGGTTGTAGATGGCGTCCAGCAGCACGGGCACACCGGCCAGGATCGGCGCATACCGGGCGGCGACATCGGCCGGCAGTGTGCTGACCACTACCGACGCGCCGGCGGCCGCCGCGGCCAGGTCGGGGTCATCGAGTGCGCAGAAGCGAGCCGGCACACCGACCTCGGTGGCCAACGCCACCACCCGCGCGGCGTTGTCGGCGTTGCGTGCGGCCACCGTGATGTGGCTGGCACCCAATTCGGTCAGCGCCACCACCGCGGCCGGGGCGGTGCCGCCGGAGCCCAGCACGATCGCTGACCCCGATACCGAACCGAGCGCCCCGCTCACCCCGTCGACGTCGGTATTGTCGGCCAACCATCCGGTTGCGGTGCGTACCAGCGTGTTCGCCGAGCCGATGCGTTCGGCGCGCCGGGTGCGTTCGTCGGCGAACGCCAAGGCCGCGAACTTGCCCGGCATGGTGACCGAGACGCCGACCCACTCCGGCCCGAAACCGGCGACCAGCGCCGGCAAGTCCTCGGCGTCGCACTCGATGCGCTCGTAGGTCCAGTCCAGCAGACCGAGCGCCCGGTAGGCCGCCAGGTGCAGTTGCGGTGAGCGCGAGTGGGCGATCGGCGAACCGAGCACCGCGGCCCGGCGCGGTCCGGGCTCAGCGGGAGCTGTCGAGGACACCGTTGTCCAGCGCCATCTCGATGTTGTTCAGGTGCTGCTGGTAGTTGTGCGTGAACAAAGTGGTGCCGTCCTTGTCGATCGTCACGAAGTACAGCCAGTCGCCGGGCTCCGGATGCTCGGCGGCATGCAGGGCGTCCGTTCCCGGTGAGCAGATCGGGGTGGCCGGCAGGCCGTCGGAGGCGTAGGTGTTCCACGGCGTCACCTTGGCCCGGTCGGCGTCGGTGGTGGCCACCTCCTGGCGGTCCAGCGGATAGTTGACCGTCGAGTCGAACTCCAGCCGCTGCGGCTCCCCCAGCCGGTTGTCGATGACCCTGGCCACCTTGGCGAAGTCCTGCGGCAACGCTTCGCGCTGCACCAGCGAAGCCACCACCAGCATCTCGTAGGGCGTCATGCCCAGCTGCACGGCGGTGCCGGGCAGGCCGGACTTGTCCAGCTCCGCGCTGCTCTGGCTGATCAATTTCGACAGCACGGTAGGCGCCGACGCGGTCGGGTCGACGTTCCAGGTGCCCGCCGTGATCAGCCCCTCAAGGCGTCGGTGGTCGCGCCCCAACTTGCTGACCGGCCCCAAGGCCCACTCGGGCACCGACAGTGCCTGTGGCGTCTCGATCTCCGCGGCGCGCCGCAGATCCTGGGCTTTCAGGCAGGTGCGGTCACCGTTGAGGTCCAGGCAGCTCGCCTCGGCGATGAGGGTGAACACTCCCGGCGTCACCCGATCGGTCTTCATGTCCGTGGTGTCATCGAGTTGACGACCCTCCGGAATCACCAGCTTGCCCACCCGATTCTGCGGGTCGGCGAGCTGCTGCACCGCGGTGGCCGCCGGGATCTCGGCCCGCAACCGGTAGAAGCCGGGCTGGATCGCCGCGATGGCGGAGTTGCCCTGCGCGGCGCCCAGGAACGTTCCGACGTTGGCGATCACCCCCGCCTCCAACATGGTTTCGGCGATCGCGGTGGTGAAGTCACCCTCATGCACCTCGATCAACACCTGCTCGCCGCCGCCACCGGTGAAGTCGACGACGGGACCGCTGGAGTGCCAGTACTTGGAGCCCAAGAAGACCCCGGCGATCGCGACCAGGACGATCAGCGCCACACCGAGGCCGCGGGCGATCCGGCGGTGCCGGTTGAGCTGGCGTCGCCGCCGGTTCTCCCGAGCCCGCTGGGTCCGGCTCATCCGGCGTCTCGGCGGCCCTACCGCTTCCGGTGTGGCCCTCTTCCCGGACTTGTCGTGAGCCGTCCCGGATCGTTGATCAGACATCGTTGTCCTCCGTCGGGGCCGGCGCGCTCAGGGCCCGGCGCTGGTCGAGCCAGCTCTGCAGGATCGTCACCGCGGCGGCCTGGTCGATCACCGAACGCTGACGCTTGGAGCGCATCCCGGCCGCATGCAGCGACCGCGCCGCGCTGACGGTGCTCAGGCGCTCGTCAGCCAGCCGCACCGGGGCGAGCCGACGTCGCCCGGCCAGCACCCGGGCCAGGTCGTCGGCCATCGCGATGGCGTCCTCGGCAGCCGAGCCGGCCCGGTCGGCCAGGGTGCGGGGCAATCCCACCACCACTTCGACAACGTCGTATTCGTCGGCAAGGTCAGCGAGTCGCCGTAGGTGTGAGCCGGAGGCGTGACGTCGCACCGTCTCCACCGGGGTCGCCAAGAGTCCGTCGGGGTCGCTACACGACACCCCGATCCGCACACTGCCCACATCCACCCCGAGCCGTCGTCCGCGGCCGGGATCGTCCGGCCCGCCGGGCCGGTCCGGGGTGCGATGGTGGGGTGAGGTCACGCCGGCGCGCTCCGGGCGACCGCCGCGCGGATCGCCGCGAGCGCGGCTTCGATCCCGGCGGAGTCCTTACCGGAGCCCTGCGCCAGATCGGCCTTGCCACCGCCGCGGCCGGACACCGCCGCCGCCAGGTCCTTGACCAGATCATCGGCGCGCAACCCGAGCTCTTGCGCGGCGGCGTTGGCGGCCACGACATACGGAACGCTGCCTTGCGAATCCGAACCATCGGCGATCAGCGCCACCACGGCCGGGCCCTCGCCCAGCTTGCCGCGGATGTCGCCGACCAGCGAACGCAGGTCGCCTCCGCCGATACCGCCCGACATCCGCTGCGCCACCAGGCGCACGTTACCGATCTGTTCGGCGCCGGCGGCCGCGTTCGCGGCAGCCGCTCGGGCACTGGCCAGCCGGGCGCGGTCCAGCTCCTTCTCGGCGGCCTTGAGGCGCTCGACCAGGTTGGCGACCCGAGCCGGCACTTCCTCCGAGGGCACCTTCAACGAAGAGGCCAGCCCGGCCATCAACGCCCGTTCCTTGGCCAGATGCCGGAACGAGTCCAGCCCGACGTAGGCCTCGACGCGGCGCACACCGGAGCCGACCGACGATTCGCCCAGGATGGTGACCGGACCGATCTGCGCCGAGTTGTGCACGTGGGTGCCGCCGCACAGTTCCAGTGAGAACGGGCCGCCGATCTCGACGACGCGCACCTTCTCGGGGTACTTCTCGCCGAACATCGCCATGGCGCCCATGGCCTTGGCCTTCTCGAGTTCTTCGGTGAACGTGTGCACCTCGAAGTCGGCCTGTACCGCCTCGTTGGTGACCTCCTCGACTTGGCGGCGTTGATCGTCGCTGAGCGCGCCCTGCCAGTTGAAGTCGAATCGCAGATAACCGGGCCGGTTCAGCGAGCCGGCCTGAACCGCATTGGGCCCCAACACCTGCCGCAGAGCGGCGTGCACCATGTGGGTGCCCGAGTGGCCCTGGGTGGCGCCCTTGCGCCAGCCCTGGTCCACCGCTGCGGTGACCGTGTCACCCTCGACGAATTCGCCGGACTCGACGTTGACCCGGTGCACGAACAGTGTCTGGGCGATCTTCTGCACATCGGTGACGGTGGCTTGGGCCGTCCCGGCACTGATGGTGCCGGCGTCGGCGATCTGTCCGCCGGCCTCGGCATAGAGCGGGGTGCGGTCCAACACCAGCTCGACGCGGTCTGCGGCGACATCCTCGTGCGAGATCACCGGCACCCGCTTGCCGTCGACGAAGATGCCCAGGATGCGGCCTTCGGTGGTGAGCTCGGTGAACCCGGTGAATTCGGTGGGCCCGGCGTCGATCAGCTCCCGGTAGGCGCTCAGGTCGGCGTGGGCGTGCTTGCGCGCGGCGGCGTCGGCCTTGGCGCGCTGCCGCTGCTCGGCCATCAGCGTGCGGAACCCGGCCTCGTCGACCTGCAGCCCGGCCTCCGAGGCCATCTCCAGGGTGAGTTCGATCGGGAAACCGTAGGTGTCGTGCAGGGCGAAGGCGTCGCTGCCGGAGAGCACGGTGACCCCCGCGGACCGGGTGGCTGCCGCCGCGTCCTCGAACAGCTTCGAGCCCGAGGTCAGGGTGCGGTTGAACGCGGTCTCCTCGGCGACCGCGATCCGGTTGATCCGGTCGAAATCGGTGACCAGTTCTGGGTACGACGGGCCCATGGCGTCGCGCACGGTTGCCATCAGCTCGCCGACGATCGGGCCCTCGATGCCCAGCAGCTTGGCCGAGCGGATCACTCGGCGCAGCAGCCGGCGCAGCACGTAGCCGCGTCCGTCGTTGCCGGGGCTCACGCCATCACCGATCAGGATGGCCGCGGTGCGGGAGTGGTCGGCGATGATCCGGTATCGCACGTCGTCGGCGTCATTGCCGGTGCTGTAGCCACGCGGCGCGCGGGTGGCGACCAGGTCGATGACCGGGCGAACCAGGTCGGTCTCGTAGACGTTGTGCACGCCCTGAAGCAGGAAGGCGACCCGCTCGATGCCCATGCCGGTGTCGATGTTCTGGCGCGGCAGCGGCCCGAGGATCTCGAAGTCCTCCTTGGAGGTGCCCTCGCCGCGCTCGTTCTGCATGAAAACGAGGTTCCAGATCTCGATGTAGCGGTCCTCGTTGGCGACCGGGCCGCCGTCGACACCGAACTCCGGGCCGCGGTCGTAGTAGATCTCCGACGACGGGCCACACGGGCCGGGGATGCCCATCGACCAGTAGTTGTCGGCCATGCCGCGGCGCTGAATCCGCTCGAGCGGCAATCCCGCGATCTCCTGCCACAACGCGATGGCCTCGTCGTCGTCGAGATAGACGGTGGCCCACAGCCGTTCGGGGTCCAGTCCGTAACCGCCGTCGGAGACGCTTCCCGTCAGCAGTGTCCAGGCCAGCTCGATGGCCCCGCGCTTGAAGTAGTCGCCGAACGAGAAGTTGCCGGCCATCTGGAAGAAGGTGTTGTGCCGGGTGGTGATGCCCACCTCGTCGATATCCGGGGTACGGATGCACTTCTGGATGCTGGTGGCGGTGGCGTACGGCGGCGTGCGCTGGCCCAGGAAGAAGGGCACGAACTGCACCATGCCGGCGTTGATGAACAACAGGTTGGGGTCATCCAGGATCACCGAAGCGCTGGGCACCTCGGTGTGGCCCGCTTTCACGAAGTGATCGAGGAAGCGTTTCCTGATCTCGTGTGTCTGCACTATCTATCGCTTCCCGCCGTCTCGTCCATTTAGACGGCACTACAGTACCGGGCTGCCGATCGCGTTCTCAGCAGGCAAGGATCCTCAGGTGGCGCCGGCGTCGATGAAGCTCAATCGCACACTTCGGCGAGGGTTGTCGCGGTTCAGGTCGACCAGGACGACCGACTGCCAAATTCCCAACAGCGGCTCACCCTCGGCCACCGGGACGGTGATCGACGGCGCCACGATCGCCGGCAGCACGTGGTCGGCTCCGTGGCCCGGTGACCCGTGGGCGTGCCGGTAGCGGTCGTCACGAGGCAGCAGCCGCTCCAGCGTGTCGACCAGGTCGGAGTCGGATCCGGCTCCGGTCTCGATGATCGCGACCCCAGCTGTCGCATGCGGCACGAAGACGTTGCACAACCCGTCACCGTGGCCCGCGCAGAACGACCGCACCTGCTCAGTGAGGTCGACAGTGCGCCGGCGCGAGGTGTCGATGTCGAGAACTTCGGTGTTCATGGCTCCAGGGTAGGAGCCGCCCCGGTCAGCGTTGCCCGTTGATCAGGGCTACCCGGGCAAGGGTGTTCTGCGCCATCTTGACGTGCGCGGCATCAACCAGCACGCCGTCGACCCCGACCGCGCCCAGCCCCTTCGCCTCGCCCTCGCGGTAGGCGGCCATATTGCGTTCGGCCAGCGCGATCTCCTGGGCGGTCGGCGAGAACACCGCGTTGGCGACCGGGATCTGGGTGGGGTGAATCGCCCACTTGCCGGTGAAGCCGTACAGCGAGGACCGGCGAGCCTCGCGCTCGTAGCCCTCGAGGTTTGCGTAGTCGGGGTAGGGCGAGTCGATGGCCTCGATGCCGGCGATGCGCGCCGCGACCATCACCTTGTTGCGGGCGTAGTGCCAGAAGTCGCCCGGGTAGTCCCAGATCGGCACGAAGTTGGTGTCCACCCGCGCGCCCTGGGACAGCGAGAAGTCCCCGACCCCGAAGATCAACGCATCGATCCGCGGGCTGGCCGTGGCGATCTCCTCGGCGTTGGCCAGCCCCTCGACCTCCTCGATGAGCACCTCGAGGCGGATCGGGCGTTCCAGACCGAGTTTGGCCTCCAGCTGGGTGAGCAGCAGGTCGACCCACCAAACGTCGCGGGCGGTGCAGGCCTTGGGGACGACGATGGTGTCGAGATTGGCCCCGGCGGCGGTGACCACTTCGATGATGTCGTCGTGGCACCACTGCGTGTCCAGACCGTTGATCCGGATGGCGCGCGCGGTGGCTCCCCAGTCCAGTTCGTTCAGCGCGGTGATCACCTTGGCGCGAGCGGCGACTTTCTCGGCGGGCGCGGTCGCATCCTCCAGGTCGAGGAAGACCAGGTCGGCCTGCGATGCGGCCGCCTTGGCGAACATGTTGTCGTTGGCGGCCGGTACGGCCAGCTCGGAACGGCGTAAGAGCATGGGCTGATCTCCTAACTCACAACACGCCACGGGCGCGCAGGTCGTCGATGTCGGATGAGGTGAGGCCGAGCAGTTCGCGGTAGACCTCGGTGTTGTGCTCCCCCAGGCGCGGGCCCAGGTGCTCGACGCGCCCGGCCGCGTCGGAGAAGCGTGGCACCGGGGCCTGGACGGTCATCGCGCCCAGTTCGTCGTCCTCGACCTGGACAAAGACTTCGCGGTGCGCCAGCTGATCGTCGGCGACCAGGTCGGTGATGTCGTACACCGCTGCGGCCGCGACCTGTTCGGCGTCGAGCACCGCCATGGCTTCGTCCAGGGTTTTGGTCGCCACCCACTCGGCGACCACCTGGTCGACTTCGCGGGCGCGGGCCAGCCGGCGCTGCGGGTCGGAAAAATCGGCGTCGTCCACCAGATCGGCGCGCCCGATCGCCCGAAACACCCGCAGTGCCAACGCCGGTGAACTGCCCGACATGGCCAGCCAGCGACCGTCGGCGGTGCGGTAGGTGTTGCGCGGCGCCGAGATGTCCCAGCGGTTGCCGGCCCGGGTCGGCACCAACCCGAGCTGGTCGTAGCCGAGCAGGGTCTGCTCCAGCAGGCGCGCCAGCGGGTCGATGAGGTTGACGTCGATCAGCTGACCCGGCCCGCCGTGCACGTCGCGGTGATACAGCGCCATCATCACCGCGTAGGCAGCGTTGAGCGACGCGACGCCGTCGGCCAGCATGAACGGCGGCAGAGTGGGCGGACCGTCGGCTTCACCGGTGATGTTGGCGAAGCCGCTCATCGCCTCACCGAGGGTGCCGAAGCCCGGCCTCTCACTCTTGGGACCGGAGAGCCCGAAGCCGGTTATGTGCAGCATCACGATGCGGTCATTGACCGCGCGCAGCGCCTCGTAGTCCAACCCCCAGCCGCGCAGGGTCTGCGGACGGGTGTTGGCGATTACCACATCGGCGGTGGCCGCCAGTCTGCGCACCAGCTCCTGGCCTTCGGGCACCCGCAGGTTGCAGGTGATCGAGCGCTTGTTGCGCGACACCGACTTCCACATCAGACCGACCCCGTCGCGCTGGTTGCCCCAGCCACGGATCGGGTCCCCGGACCCGGGTTGCTCGACCTTGATGACATCGGCGCCGAACTCGCCGAGATAGGTCGCCACCAGTGGCGCGGCCGCCAAGGTCGCCAGGTCGAGCACTCGGACGCCGGCAAGCATCGCCCCCGTCATGCTGGCACGGCGGCCGCGGCGGGCCGGGGTAGGCCCAGGTGCTCACGCAGGGTGTTGCCTTCATAGTGGGTGCGGAACAGTCCGCGACGCTGCAGCTCCGGGACGACCATGCGGACGACGTCCTCGTAGGAACCCGGCGAATGCGTTGCGGCCAAGACGAATCCGTCGCAGGCGCCGCCATGGAACCACTCCTGCATCTGGTCGGCGACCTGAGCGCCGGTACCGACGAAGCGTGGTCCCTGCAGCAGGGTGGCCCGATGCCCGGCAAGGTCGCGCAACGTGATATCACCGCCGATGTGGGCGCGCAGGTTCTGCACCAGACCGCGGATTCCTGACACCGACGCGATCAGCTCGTCGGTGATCGGATCGTCGAGGTTGTGCTGGGCGAAGTCGTAGTTCATCAGCTCCGAGAGCAGCGTGAGCGACGCCATCGGGTGCACCAGGTCGTTGAGCAGGATCTGTTCGCGGTCTTTGGCCTGGGCCTCGGTTTCGCCGACCACCGCGTAGGCCATCGGGCAGAGTTTCACTGTCGCCGGATCACGCCCGGAGTCGCCGATACGTTCCTTCTGATCGGCGTAGTGGCTGCGCGCCACCTCGATACCCGGGTCTCCGGTGAAGATCAGATCCGCCCAGCGGGACGCGAAATCGCGGCCGCGGCCCGACGACCCGGCCTGCAGGATCACCGGACGGCCCTGCGGGGTGCGCGGCACCGTCAACGGTCCACGCGAGGAGAAGTACTCGCCGATGTGGTTGAGTTCGTGCACCTTGGCCGGGTCGGCGAAGATGCCGGCGCCGCGATCGGCCACGATCGCGCCGTCTTCCCAGGTGTCCCAGAGCCCGGCGACGACGTCGAGGAACTCGTCGGCGCGGTCGTAGCGTTCGTCGTGGCTGAGATGGCTTTCCAGGCCGTAGTTGTGCGCCTCACTGTCATTGACCGAGGTCACCACGTTCCACGCTGCCCGGCCGCCCGACAGGTGGTCGAGGCTGGCGAAGGTGCGGGCCACGTGGAACGGCGGGTAGTACGTGGTGGAGTACGTGGCGCCCAAGCCGATCTTCGCGGTCGCCTGGGCGAGAACGCCGAGCACCACGGACAGATCCAGCTTTACCGGCCGCGCTCCGTAGCGAACCGCTTCGGCGACCGAACCGCCGTAGATGCCCGGCATCGCGAGTCTGTCGTCAAAGAACATCAGATCAAAGCAGCCTTCTTCGAGCTGCCGGCCGATCTTGGCGTAGTAAGAGGCGTCGAGGTAGCCGTGCTCGCTGGCGGGGTGGCGCCACGATCCGGCGTACACCGAGGCGTTGCCGGCCTGCATGAAGGCGACCAGCGCCATCTGATCGGTCCGTTTCGTCATACCCCACTGTCTATCATCTGATATATCAGATATCAACTATTGAGTTTCAAAGGCGTGTACGCTTCGCCTGTGGCGGCCAACAATGTCGACATCGGGGGCACCGTGCGCGAGCGCGCGGCCCGCGAGTTGCGCAACCGCATCCTCACCGGTGAATTGGCGCCCGGCACCCGCCTCGACCTGGACGCCATCACCACGGAGTTCGCCACCAGCCGCACGCCGGTGCGCGAGGCCCTGCTGGAGTTGTCCTACGAAGGCCTCGTGGAGGTCGCACCGCGCAGCGGCGTCACGGTGATCGGCATCCGCCCCGAGGACGTACTGGACAGCTTCACCATCCTGGGCGTGCTGACCGGCCAAGCCGCCGCCTGGGCCGCCGAGCGGATTTCCTCTGCCGACGTCGAGCGCCTGCGGACGCTGACCGCCGAAGTTGAGGCGCTGCGCGGCTCGGACGCCATCGGCGACGCCAACTGGCAGTTCCACCAAGAGATTCATCGGGCCGCACATTCGCCGCAACTGCTCAACCAGATCCGGCACGCGGCGCGGGTGGTACCGACGAACTTCCTGACGGTGTTCCCCGAGCACGAGCACCATTCACTGGAAGACCACCGC
The window above is part of the Mycolicibacter sp. MU0102 genome. Proteins encoded here:
- the alaS gene encoding alanine--tRNA ligase, encoding MQTHEIRKRFLDHFVKAGHTEVPSASVILDDPNLLFINAGMVQFVPFFLGQRTPPYATATSIQKCIRTPDIDEVGITTRHNTFFQMAGNFSFGDYFKRGAIELAWTLLTGSVSDGGYGLDPERLWATVYLDDDEAIALWQEIAGLPLERIQRRGMADNYWSMGIPGPCGPSSEIYYDRGPEFGVDGGPVANEDRYIEIWNLVFMQNERGEGTSKEDFEILGPLPRQNIDTGMGIERVAFLLQGVHNVYETDLVRPVIDLVATRAPRGYSTGNDADDVRYRIIADHSRTAAILIGDGVSPGNDGRGYVLRRLLRRVIRSAKLLGIEGPIVGELMATVRDAMGPSYPELVTDFDRINRIAVAEETAFNRTLTSGSKLFEDAAAATRSAGVTVLSGSDAFALHDTYGFPIELTLEMASEAGLQVDEAGFRTLMAEQRQRAKADAAARKHAHADLSAYRELIDAGPTEFTGFTELTTEGRILGIFVDGKRVPVISHEDVAADRVELVLDRTPLYAEAGGQIADAGTISAGTAQATVTDVQKIAQTLFVHRVNVESGEFVEGDTVTAAVDQGWRKGATQGHSGTHMVHAALRQVLGPNAVQAGSLNRPGYLRFDFNWQGALSDDQRRQVEEVTNEAVQADFEVHTFTEELEKAKAMGAMAMFGEKYPEKVRVVEIGGPFSLELCGGTHVHNSAQIGPVTILGESSVGSGVRRVEAYVGLDSFRHLAKERALMAGLASSLKVPSEEVPARVANLVERLKAAEKELDRARLASARAAAANAAAGAEQIGNVRLVAQRMSGGIGGGDLRSLVGDIRGKLGEGPAVVALIADGSDSQGSVPYVVAANAAAQELGLRADDLVKDLAAAVSGRGGGKADLAQGSGKDSAGIEAALAAIRAAVARSAPA
- a CDS encoding CaiB/BaiF CoA transferase family protein — protein: MLAGVRVLDLATLAAAPLVATYLGEFGADVIKVEQPGSGDPIRGWGNQRDGVGLMWKSVSRNKRSITCNLRVPEGQELVRRLAATADVVIANTRPQTLRGWGLDYEALRAVNDRIVMLHITGFGLSGPKSERPGFGTLGEAMSGFANITGEADGPPTLPPFMLADGVASLNAAYAVMMALYHRDVHGGPGQLIDVNLIDPLARLLEQTLLGYDQLGLVPTRAGNRWDISAPRNTYRTADGRWLAMSGSSPALALRVFRAIGRADLVDDADFSDPQRRLARAREVDQVVAEWVATKTLDEAMAVLDAEQVAAAAVYDITDLVADDQLAHREVFVQVEDDELGAMTVQAPVPRFSDAAGRVEHLGPRLGEHNTEVYRELLGLTSSDIDDLRARGVL
- a CDS encoding LLM class flavin-dependent oxidoreductase; this encodes MTKRTDQMALVAFMQAGNASVYAGSWRHPASEHGYLDASYYAKIGRQLEEGCFDLMFFDDRLAMPGIYGGSVAEAVRYGARPVKLDLSVVLGVLAQATAKIGLGATYSTTYYPPFHVARTFASLDHLSGGRAAWNVVTSVNDSEAHNYGLESHLSHDERYDRADEFLDVVAGLWDTWEDGAIVADRGAGIFADPAKVHELNHIGEYFSSRGPLTVPRTPQGRPVILQAGSSGRGRDFASRWADLIFTGDPGIEVARSHYADQKERIGDSGRDPATVKLCPMAYAVVGETEAQAKDREQILLNDLVHPMASLTLLSELMNYDFAQHNLDDPITDELIASVSGIRGLVQNLRAHIGGDITLRDLAGHRATLLQGPRFVGTGAQVADQMQEWFHGGACDGFVLAATHSPGSYEDVVRMVVPELQRRGLFRTHYEGNTLREHLGLPRPAAAAVPA
- a CDS encoding HpcH/HpaI aldolase/citrate lyase family protein; translation: MLLRRSELAVPAANDNMFAKAAASQADLVFLDLEDATAPAEKVAARAKVITALNELDWGATARAIRINGLDTQWCHDDIIEVVTAAGANLDTIVVPKACTARDVWWVDLLLTQLEAKLGLERPIRLEVLIEEVEGLANAEEIATASPRIDALIFGVGDFSLSQGARVDTNFVPIWDYPGDFWHYARNKVMVAARIAGIEAIDSPYPDYANLEGYEREARRSSLYGFTGKWAIHPTQIPVANAVFSPTAQEIALAERNMAAYREGEAKGLGAVGVDGVLVDAAHVKMAQNTLARVALINGQR
- a CDS encoding secondary thiamine-phosphate synthase enzyme YjbQ, whose product is MNTEVLDIDTSRRRTVDLTEQVRSFCAGHGDGLCNVFVPHATAGVAIIETGAGSDSDLVDTLERLLPRDDRYRHAHGSPGHGADHVLPAIVAPSITVPVAEGEPLLGIWQSVVLVDLNRDNPRRSVRLSFIDAGAT